From Pongo pygmaeus isolate AG05252 chromosome 1, NHGRI_mPonPyg2-v2.0_pri, whole genome shotgun sequence, one genomic window encodes:
- the FLG2 gene encoding filaggrin-2 — protein sequence MTDLLRSVVTVIDVFYKYTKQDGECGTLSKDELKELLEKEFHPILKNPDDPDTVDVIMHMLDRDHDRRLDFTEFLLMIFKLTMACNKVLSKEYCKASGSKKHRRGHRHQEEESETEENEEDTPGYKSGYRHSSWSEGEEHGYSSGHSRGTVKRRHGSNSRRLGRQGNLSSSGNKEGSQKRYHRSSSGHSWSSGKERHGFSSGELRERINKSHISPSRESGEEYESGSGSKSWERKGHGGLSCGLETSGHESNSTQSRIRGQKLGSSCSGSGDSGRRSHACGYSNSSGCGRSQNASSSCQSHRFGGQGNQFSYNQSGCQSGINGGQGHGCVSGGQPSGCGQPESNSCSESYSQTGYGARENGQPQNCGGQWRTGSSQSSCCGQYGSGGSQSCSNGQHEYGSCGHFSNSSSSNEFSKCGQYGSGSGQSTSFEQRGTGLSQSSGFEQHVSGSGQTCGQHESTSSQSLGYDQHGSSSGKTSGFGQHGSGSGQSSGFGQCELGSGQSSGFGQHGSVSGQSSGFGQHGSVSGQSSGFGQHESRSRQSSYGQHSSGSSQSSGYGQHGSRQTSGFGQHGPGSSQSTGFGQYGSGSGQSSGFGQHASGSGQSSGFGQHESRSGHSSYGQHGFGSSQSSGCGQHGLSSGQTSGFGQHELSSGQSSSFGQHGSGSGQSSGFGQHGSGSGQSSGFGQHESRSRQSSYGQHSSGSSQSSGYGQHASRQTSGFGHGSGSSQSTGFGRYGSGSGQSAGFGQRVSGSGQSSGFGQHESRSGHSGYGQHGFGSSQSSGCGQHGSSSGQTSGFGQHELSSGQSSSFGQHGSGSGQFSGFGQHESRSSQSSYGQHGSGSIQSSGYGQHRSSSGQTTGFGQHRSSSGQSSGFGQHGSSSGQSSGFGQHGTGSGQSSGFGQHESRSHQSSYGQHGSGSSQSSGYAQHGSNSGQTSGFGQHRSGSGQSSGFGQYGLGSDQSSGFGQHGSGTGKSSGFAQHEYRSGQTSYGQHGTGSSQSSGCGQHESGSGPTTGFGQHVSGSDNFCSSGQHISDSGQSTGFGQYGSGSGKSTGLGEGESQQVESGSTVHGRQETTHGQIINTTRHSQSGQGQSTQTGSRVTRRRRSSQSENSDSEVHSRVSHRHSEHIHTQAGSHYPKSGSTVRRRQGTTHGQRGDTTRHGHSGHGQSTQTGSRTSGRKIFSHSDATDSEVYSGVSHRPHSQEQTHSQAGSQHGEPESTVHERHETTYGQTGAATGHGHSGHGQSTQRGSRTTGRRGSGHSESSDSEVHSGGSHRPQSQEQIHGQAGSQHGESGSTVHGRHRTTHGQTGDTTRHAHYHHGKSTQRGSSTTGRRGSGHSESSDSEVHSGGSHTHSGHTHSQGGSQHGESESIVHERHRITHGQTGDTTRHSHSGHEQTTQTGSRTTGRQRTSHSGSTDTEVHSEGSHRPHSREHTYGQARSQHGEPEFTVHERHGTTHGQTGDTTRHSDSGHGQSTQRGSRTTGRQRSSHSESSDSEVHSGVSHTHTGHTYGQAGPQHGQSESIVHERHGTTHGHTGDTTRHAHYHHGLTTQTGSRTTGRRGSGHSEYSDSEGYSEVSHTHSGHTHGQAGSQHAESESTVDERHGTIHGQTGDTTRHAHSSHGQSTQTGSRTTGRRASGHSEYSDSEGHSGFSQRPHSRGHTHGQAGSQHGESESIVDERHRTTHGQTGDTSGHSQSGHGQATQSGSSTTGRRRSGHSESSDSEVHSGGSHTHSGHTHGQAGSQHGESKSTVHERHQTTHGQTGDTTEHGHPSHGQTTQTGSRTTGRRASGHSEYSDSEGHSGGSHTHSGHTHGQAGSHYPESGSSVHERHGTTHGQTADTTRHGHSGHGQSTQRGSRTTGRRGSGHSESSDSEVYSGVSHTHSGHTHGQAGSQHGESGSSVHGRQGTIHGQTGDTTRHAHSGHGQSTHRESRTTGRRASGHSEYSDSEVHSGVSHTHSGHTHGQSGSQHGESESTVHERHHTTHGEIGDTTEHGHSGHGQVTQTGSRTTGRQRSRHSESSDSEVHSGGSHTPHSQEHTHGQAGSEHGESESTVHERHQTTHGQRADTTGHAHSGHRQATQRGSRTTGRRASGHSEYSDSKVHSGGSHTHSGHTHGQAGSQHRESGSSVHEKHGTIHGQTGDTTRHAHSGHGQSTQTGSRTTGRRASGHSEYSDSEGHSGFSQRPHSRGHTHGQAGSQHGESESIVDERHRTTHGQTGDTSGHSQSGHGQATQSGSSTTGRRRSGHSESSDREVHSGGSHTHSGHTHGQAGSQHGESKSTVHERHQTTHGQTGDTTEHGHPSHGQTTQTGSRTTGRRASGHSEYSDSEGHSGDSHTHSGHTHGQAGSHYPDPHREGLGQLEEGDQATVNPVTVKCTQESHTHIQDTLTAKPDLNMESQDPQSTGDRELYMDRQEIPLDMPTLVMDSPHIESPGQLEEGHLATVSTVTVKYTQGSHTHIQDTHTANPDLNMESQNPQFTRDTTLLMER from the exons AACCCAGATGATCCAGACACAGTGGATGTCATCATGCATATGCTGGATCGAGATCATGACAGAAGATTGGACTTTACTGAGTTTCTTTTGATGATATTCAAGCTGACTATGGCCTGCAACAAGGTCCTCAGCAAAGAATACTGCAAAGCTTCAGGGTCAAAGAAGCATAGGCGTGGTCACCGACACCAAGAAGAAGAAAGCGAAACAGAAGAGAATGAAGAGGATACACCAGGATATAAATCAGGTTACAGACATTCAAGTTGGAGTGAGGGAGAGGAGCATGGATATAGTTCTGGGCACTCAAGGGGAACTGTGAAACGTAGACATGGGTCCAACTCCAGGAGGCTAGGAAGACAAGGTAATTTATCCAGCTCTGGGAACAAAGAGGGATCTCAGAAAAGATACCACAGGTCCAGCTCTGGTCACTCATGGAGTAGTGGCAAAGAGAGACATGGTTTCAGCTCTGGAGAACTgagagaaagaataaacaagTCACACATTAGCCCTTCTAGGGAATCTGGGGAAGAGTATGAATCTGGATCTGGATCAAAGAGTTGGGAAAGGAAAGGTCATGGTGGTCTGTCATGTGGATTGGAGACTAGTGGGCATGAATCAAACTCTACTCAGTCAAGAATTAGAGGACAAAAGCTTGGGTCTAGCTGCTCAGGTTCAGGAGATAGTGGGAGGCGAAGTCATGCATGTGGTTATAGCAATTCAAGTGGGTGTGGAAGGTCACAAAATGCTTCAAGTTCTTGTCAGTCACATAGATTTGGAGGGCAAGGAAATCAATTTAGCTATAATCAGTCAGGCTGTCAGTCAGGAATTAATGGAGGACAAGGCCATGGCTGTGTCTCAGGAGGTCAGCCCTCTGGATGTGGTCAACCTGAGTCTAACTCCTGCAGTGAGTCCTATAGTCAGACAGGATATGGAGCTAGAGAAAATGGTCAACCACAGAACTGTGGAGGACAATGGAGAACAGGCTCAAGTCAGTCCTCTTGTTGTGGACAATATGGGTCTGGAGGTAGCCAGTCTTGTAGTAATGGTCAACATGAATATGGTTCTTGTGGCCACTTTTCAAACTCTTCTAGTTCAAATGAATTTTCCAAATGTGGTCAATATGGGTCTGGTTCAGGTCAGTCTACTAGCTTTGAACAACGTGGAACAGGCTTGAGTCAGTCTTCTGGGTTCGAACAACATGTATCTGGCTCAGGTCAAACTTGTGGCCAGCATGAGTCTACATCAAGTCAATCCTTGGGTTATGACCAGCATGGGTCTAGCTCAGGTAAGACATCTGGCTTTGGACAACATGGGTCTGGCTCAGGTCAGTCCTCTGGCTTTGGACAATGTGAATTAGGCTCAGGTCAGTCCTCTGGCTTTGGACAGCATGGGTCTGTCTCAGGACAATCTTCTGGTTTTGGACAGCATGGGTCTGTCTCAGGACAATCCTCTGGTTTTGGACAACATGAGTCTAGATCACGTCAGTCTAGCTATGGCCAACACAGTTCTGGCTCAAGTCAGTCATCTGGCTATGGCCAACATGGGTCTAGACAGACATCTGGCTTTGGACAACATGGGCCAGGCTCAAGTCAATCCACTGGCTTTGGCCAATATGGATCAGGCTCAGGTCAGTCCTCTGGCTTTGGACAACATGCGTCTGGCTCAGGACAATCCTCTGGTTTTGGACAACATGAGTCTAGATCAGGTCATTCTAGCTATGGCCAACATGGTTTTGGCTCAAGTCAATCATCTGGCTGTGGTCAACATGGGTTGAGTTCAGGACAGACATCTGGATTTGGACAACATGAGTTAAGCTCAGGTCAGTCTTCCAGCTTTGGCCAACATGGATCAGGCTCAGGTCAGTCCTCTGGCTTTGGACAACATGGCTCTGGCTCAGGACAATCCTCTGGCTTTGGACAACATGAGTCTAGATCACGTCAGTCTAGCTATGGCCAACACAGTTCTGGTTCAAGTCAGTCATCTGGCTATGGCCAACATGCGTCTAGACAGACATCTGGCTTTGGACATGGGTCAGGCTCAAGTCAATCCACTGGCTTTGGCCGATATGGATCAGGCTCAGGTCAGTCCGCTGGCTTTGGACAACGTGTGTCTGGCTCAGGACAATCCTCTGGTTTTGGACAACATGAGTCTAGATCAGGTCATTCTGGCTATGGCCAACATGGTTTTGGCTCAAGTCAATCATCTGGCTGTGGTCAACATGGGTCAAGTTCAGGACAGACATCTGGATTTGGACAACACGAGTTAAGCTCAGGTCAGTCTTCCAGCTTTGGCCAACATGGATCAGGCTCAGGACAATTCTCTGGCTTTGGACAGCATGAGTCTAGATCAAGTCAGTCTAGTTATGGCCAACATGGTTCTGGCTCAATTCAGTCATCTGGCTATGGTCAACATAGGTCTAGTTCAGGACAGACAACTGGCTTTGGACAACACAGGTCAAGCTCAGGTCAATCCTCTGGCTTTGGCCAACATGGATCAAGCTCAGGTCAGTCCTCTGGCTTTGGACAACATGGGACTGGTTCAGGACAATCCTCTGGTTTTGGACAACATGAGTCTAGATCACATCAGTCTAGCTATGGCCAACATGGTTCTGGCTCAAGTCAATCATCTGGCTATGCTCAACATGGGTCAAATTCAGGACAGACATCTGGATTTGGACAACACAGGTCAGGCTCAGGTCAGTCCTCTGGCTTTGGCCAATATGGATTGGGCTCAGATCAGTCTTCTGGCTTTGGACAacatgggtcaggcacaggaaAATCCTCTGGCTTTGCACAGCATGAGTACAGATCAGGTCAGACTAGCTATGGCCAACATGGTACTGGCTCCAGTCAATCATCTGGCTGTGGCCAACATGAGTCTGGCTCAGGTCCAACCACAGGTTTTGGACAGCATGTGTCTGGCTCAGACAATTTCTGTAGTTCTGGACAACATATATCTGACTCAGGTCAGTCCACTGGATTTGGCCAATATGGTTCAGGCTCAGGTAAATCAACTGGCTTGGGCGAGGGTGAATCTCAACAAGTAGAGTCAGGATCCACAGTTCATGGGAGACAGGAAACTACTCATGGTCAGATAATAAATACCACTAGACATAGCCAGTCTGGTCAAGGACAATCCACACAGACAGGGTCCAGGGTAACTAGAAGACGAAGATCTAGCCAAAGTGAGAACAGTGACAGTGAAGTGCACTCAAGGGTCTCACATAGACATTCAGAACACATTCACACACAAGCTGGATCTCACTACCCAAAGTCAGGATCCACAGTTCGCAGAAGACAAGGAACTACTCATGGACAGAGAGGAGATACCACTAGACATGGCCATTCTGGTCATGGACAGTCTACACAGACAGGTTCCAGAACATCTGGAAGAAAGATATTTAGCCACAGTGATGCCACTGACAGTGAAGTGTACTCAGGGGTCTCACATAGACCACACTCACAAGAACAAACTCACAGCCAAGCTGGATCTCAACATGGAGAGCCAGAATCCACAGTTCATGAGAGACATGAAACTACTTATGGACAGACAGGAGCGGCCACTGGACATGGCCACTCTGGTCATGGACAGTCCACACAGAGAGGGTCCAGGACAACTGGAAGAAGGGGATCTGGCCATAGTGAGTCCAGTGACAGTGAAGTGCACTCAGGGGGCTCACATAGACCACAATCACAAGAACAAATTCATGGCCAAGCCGGATCTCAACATGGAGAGTCAGGATCCACAGTTCACGGGAGACACAGAACTACTCATGGACAGACAGGAGATACCACTAGACATGCCCACTATCATCATGGAAAATCCACACAGAGAGGGTCCAGTACAACTGGAAGAAGGGGATCTGGCCACAGTGAGTCCAGTGACAGTGAAGTGCACTCAGGGggctcacacacacattcaggaCACACTCACAGCCAAGGTGGATCTCAACATGGAGAGTCAGAATCCATAGTTCATGAGAGACACAGAATTACTCATGGACAGACAGGAGATACCACTAGACATTCCCACTCTGGTCATGAACAAACCACACAGACAGGGTCCAGGACAACTGGAAGACAGAGAACTAGCCACAGTGGGTCCACTGACACTGAAGTGCACTCAGAGGGCTCACACAGACCGCACTCACGAGAACACACTTATGGCCAAGCCAGATCTCAACATGGAGAGCCAGAATTCACAGTTCATGAGAGACACGGAACTACTCATGGACAGACAGGAGACACCACTAGACATTCCGACTCTGGTCATGGACAGTCAACACAGAGAGGGTCCAGGACAACTGGAAGACAGAGATCTAGCCACAGTGAGTCCAGTGACAGTGAAGTGCACTCAGgggtctcacacacacatacaggacACACTTATGGTCAAGCTGGACCTCAACATGGACAGTCAGAATCCATAGTTCATGAGAGACATGGAACTACTCATGGACACACAGGAGATACCACTAGACATGCCCACTATCATCATGGACTAACCACACAGACAGGGTCCAGGACTACTGGAAGAAGGGGATCTGGCCACAGTGAGTACAGTGACAGTGAAGGGTACTCAGAAGTCTCACATACACATTCAGGACACACTCATGGCCAAGCCGGATCTCAACATGCAGAGTCAGAATCCACAGTTGATGAGAGACATGGAACTATACATGGACAGACAGGAGATACCACTAGACATGCCCACTCTAGTCATGGACAGTCCACACAGACAGGGTCCAGGACCACTGGAAGAAGGGCATCTGGCCACAGTGAGTACAGTGACAGTGAAGGGCACTCAGGGTTCTCACAAAGACCACACTCACGAGGACACACTCACGGCCAAGCTGGATCTCAACATGGAGAGTCAGAATCCATCGTTGATGAGAGACACAGGACTACTCATGGACAGACAGGAGATACCAGTGGACATTCTCAATCTGGTCATGGACAGGCCACGCAGTCAGGATCCAGTACAACTGGAAGAAGGAGATCTGGCCACAGTGAGTCCAGTGACAGTGAAGTGCACTCAGGCggctcacacacacattcaggaCACACACACGGCCAAGCCGGATCTCAACATGGAGAGTCAAAATCCACAGTTCACGAGAGACACCAAACTACTCATGGACAGACAGGAGATACCACTGAACATGGCCACCCTAGTCATGGACAAACCACACAGACAGGGTCCAGGACAACTGGAAGAAGGGCATCTGGCCACAGTGAGTACAGTGACAGTGAAGGGCACTCAGGGggctcacacacacattcaggaCACACTCACGGTCAAGCTGGATCTCACTATCCAGAGTCAGGATCCTCAGTTCATGAGAGACACGGAACTACTCATGGACAAACAGCAGATACCACTAGACATGGCCACTCTGGTCATGGACAGTCCACACAGAGAGGGTCTAGGACAACTGGAAGAAGGGGATCAGGCCACAGTGAGTCCAGTGACAGTGAAGTGTACTCAGGagtctcacacacacattcaggaCACACTCACGGCCAAGCCGGATCTCAACATGGAGAGTCAGGATCCTCAGTCCACGGGAGACAGGGAACTATACATGGACAGACAGGAGATACCACTAGACATGCCCACTCTGGTCATGGACAGTCCACACATAGAGAGTCCAGGACAACTGGAAGAAGGGCATCTGGCCACAGTGAGTACAGTGACAGTGAAGTACACTCAGGggtctcacacacacattcaggaCACACACACGGCCAATCCGGATCTCAACATGGAGAGTCAGAATCCACAGTTCACGAGAGACACCACACTACTCATGGAGAGATAGGAGATACCACTGAACATGGCCACTCTGGTCATGGACAAGTCACACAGACAGGGTCCAGGACAACAGGAAGACAGAGATCTAGGCACAGTGAGTCCAGTGACAGTGAAGTGCACTCAGGGggctcacacacaccacactcacaagAACACACTCATGGCCAAGCCGGATCTGAACATGGAGAGTCAGAGTCCACAGTTCACGAGAGACACCAAACTACTCATGGACAGAGAGCAGATACCACTGGACATGCCCACTCTGGTCATAGACAAGCCACACAGAGAGGGTCCAGGACAACTGGAAGAAGGGCATCTGGCCACAGTGAGTACAGTGACAGTAAAGTGCACTCAGGGggctcacacacacattcaggaCACACTCATGGCCAAGCCGGATCCCAACATAGAGAGTCAGGATCCTCAGTTCATGAGAAACATGGAACTATACATGGACAGACAGGAGATACCACTAGACATGCCCACTCTGGTCATGGACAGTCCACACAGACAGGGTCCAGGACCACTGGAAGAAGAGCATCTGGCCACAGTGAGTACAGTGACAGTGAAGGGCACTCAGGGTTCTCACAAAGGCCACACTCACGAGGACACACTCACGGCCAAGCTGGATCTCAACATGGAGAGTCAGAATCCATCGTTGACGAGAGACACAGGACTACTCATGGACAGACAGGAGATACCAGTGGACATTCTCAATCTGGTCATGGACAGGCCACGCAGTCAGGATCCAGTACAACTGGAAGAAGGAGATCTGGCCACAGTGAGTCCAGTGACCGTGAAGTGCACTCAGGCggctcacacacacattcaggaCACACACACGGCCAAGCCGGATCTCAACATGGAGAGTCAAAATCCACAGTTCACGAGAGACACCAAACTACTCATGGACAGACAGGAGATACCACTGAACATGGCCACCCTAGTCATGGACAAACCACACAGACAGGGTCCAGGACAACTGGAAGAAGGGCATCTGGCCACAGTGAGTACAGTGACAGTGAAGGGCACTCAGGGgactcacacacacattcaggaCACACTCACGGTCAAGCTGGATCTCACTATCCAGA TCCACACAGAGAGGGTCTAGGACAACTGGAAGAAGGGGATCAGGCCACAGTGAATCCAGTGACAGTGAAGTGTACTCAGGagtctcacacacacattcaggaCACACTCACGGCCAAGCCGGATCTCAACATGGAAAGTCAGGATCCTCAGTCCACGGGAGACAGGGAACTATACATGGACAGACAGGAGATACCACTAGACATGCCCACTCTGGTCATGGACAGTCCACACATAGAGAGTCCAGGACAACTGGAAGAAGGGCATCTGGCCACAGTGAGTACAGTGACAGTGAAGTACACTCAGGggtctcacacacacattcaggaCACACACACGGCCAATCCGGATCTCAACATGGAGAGTCAGAATCCACAGTTCACGAGAGACACCACACTACTCATGGAGAGATAG